The proteins below come from a single Aegilops tauschii subsp. strangulata cultivar AL8/78 chromosome 6, Aet v6.0, whole genome shotgun sequence genomic window:
- the LOC109748167 gene encoding protein CLP1 homolog codes for MAATGAAAPAPAAVQPPRQFKLDPQSELRVEVLPDATLRVRLVSGTAEIFGTELPPEGWLTIPPRSKIAIFTWHGATVELDGVSESEYTSDETPMVIYVNTHAILDARRARARAAQGGDLEASQGPRVIVVGPTDSGKSTLCKMLLSWAAKLGWKPTYVDLDIGQGSITIPGCISATPIEKPIDIVDGIPLEMPLAYFYGHPNPSINPDVYKALMRELAQTLETQFSGNAESRAAGMVINTMGWVEGLGYELLLNAIDIFKANVVLVLGQEKLWKMLKDAVQSKPNIDVVKLHKSEGVVLRNSKYRQKTRSFRIKEYFYGIANDLAPHSNVVNFSDVSVFRIGSGHQAPRSALPIGAEPVADPTRLVAVNISTDMVHTVLAVSYAKEPDEIISSNVAGFIHVTDVDIQRKKLTYIAPCPGDLPSRLLIASSLTWYEQA; via the exons ATGGCCGCCACCGGCGctgccgcgcccgcgcccgcggcCGTGCAGCCGCCGCGGCAGTTCAAGCTCGACCCGCAGAGCGAGCTCCGCGTGGAGGTGCTCCCGGACGCGACCCTCCGCGTGCGCCTCGTCTCCGGCACGGCGGAGATCTTCGGCACCGAGCTCCCGCCCGAGGGCTGGCTCACCATCCCGCCCCGCTCCAAGATCGCC ATTTTCACGTGGCACGGCGCGACGGTGGAGCTGGACGGGGTCAGCGAGAGCGAGTACACGTCCGACGAG ACGCCGATGGTGATTTATGTCAACACGCATGCGATTCTCGATGCAcggagggcgagggcgagggcagcGCAGGGAGGCGACTTGGAGGCCTCACAG GGACCTAGAGTGATTGTTGTGGGGCCAACTGATTCTGGAAAAAGCACTCTGTGCAAAATGCTCCTTAGCTGGGCTGCCAAACTGGGATGGAAGCCTACATATGTGGATTTAGATATTGGCCAGGGTTCCATAACCATACCTGGATGTATTTCTGCTACACCAATAGAGAAACCCATAGATATAGTTGATGGGATTCCTTTGGAGATGCCGCTTGCATACTTTTATGGCCATCCAAATCCAAG TATTAATCCAGATGTTTACAAAGCGCTCATGAGAGAGCTAGCTCAAACATTAGAGACACAGTTCTCTGGGAATGCTGAATCTAGGGCGGCCGGTATGGTTATTAACACAATGGGGTGGGTTGAAGGCCTTGGCTATGAG TTACTTCTTAATGCAATTGACATCTTCAAGGCTAATGTAGTGCTGGTATTGGGACAG GAGAAGCTCTGGAAGATGTTAAAAGATGCAGTACAAAGTAAGCCCAATATCGATGTCGTAAAACTTCATAAATCGGAGGGTGTTGTCCTAAGGAATTCAAAATATCGTCAAAAGACTAGGAGCTTTCGTATCAAG GAGTACTTTTATGGGATTGCAAACGATCTGGCACCACATTCAAATGTAGTCAACTTtagtgatgtttctgttttcagaaTTGGTAGTGGACATCAAGCTCCACGGTCAGCTTTACCAATTGGTGCAGAGCCTGTGGCAGATCCCACTCGGCTTGTTGCTGTCAACATCAGCACTGATATGGTCCACACAGTGCTTGCTGTTTCTTATGCGAAGGAACCTGATGAAATAATTTCGAG CAACGTTGCCGGATTCATCCATGTCACAGATGTTGACATCCAAAG GAAGAAGCTGACGTACATCGCGCCTTGCCCAGGAGACCTGCCAAGCAGGCTGTTAATCGCGAGCTCCCTGACATGGTACGAGCAGGCTTGA